From the Trifolium pratense cultivar HEN17-A07 linkage group LG4, ARS_RC_1.1, whole genome shotgun sequence genome, the window ACCATCACCAAACCATTACACATCATACACAACTTCTTCTCCATCTGATTATGCATATTCAAATCACTACAATTCCTACCAAGACACAAACCTATCGCCTCCCATCATTACCCACAACACCACCAACACCTTGCAGCAACAAGCCAATACCATCCAACAACCTTTCTACCACCATCAGCCACCCAATACCTCCACTCCCATCTATCATCATGTTGACCTTCCCTCTCACCAGAACCAAAACCCCACACCAACAGTCTCTCCTTCATTTCCTACTCACACCATTCACAAGCCACCAACACCCACTCCATCACCAAACCCATATATCTCCTCACCGTCACCACAAACACTCCCTCCTTCAAGATTAGAGACAAAACTTGCAAATTTTGATGGCAGTGAAGATGCTTATTGGTGGATTATTTGCTCTGAAAAATCCTTCAACAACAGGAATCATAGCTTATCAGATGCagagaaaataattgaaagtatTTTAGCATTAAGAGGTGCTGCTCTCACGTGGTGGTTCAGTTGGTTTCCCACACACCGAAGGCCATGTTGGGACTCTTTCACATGTGGATTACTTCGGCAATTCAAGCCTGAATGGATACCCATTTTACCCATTGATGGTGAAGAAGACTCAACCAAAGAAGATACTGAGTTCATCACTTtggttgaagaaaaagaagcaccTGCAATGATAGAAGATACTACCACCATTgaaggtgaagaagaagaaccaacagtcaaagaagaagcaaaaaaaattattgatggtGGCCGTGATTTCTTCTCCATGACCAATCAGAATTTTGAAACAGTTGAGAAAGGGCAAGAATCCAAAACTCACCATGACTCTCTATCAATTTCTCTGTGTCCAAAACCACAAACAACAACACAGTTTCCTTCAACTTTGCCGCCGTCGGCGCCGTCGTTAAAACCACCAGACCCGCCACCTAAACCACCTGATCAACTCATGGTTCACTCTGTCCATCCATTTTCGGCTTCGCCATTGAAACCGCCGGAACCACCACCGCTACCTCCTCCGTCTCCGAAACCATTGGTTGTACTCGACGCCATGACCACAACAAAAATTTTGTCTCCTCCGCTGCCGTTTCCGCCTCCGAAGCCACCGGACAAAACTCCAACGCCGATGTCGacaccaaaaccaccagacaagGTCCTACCTTTGTTCATGATGTCGTCGCCGATGCCACTGCTCAACCATCCACTCCCCCGACCACCGCCAAAGCCAAATTATCATGGCTCACCTCTAAGCTTCAACCACCGTCACATTGGGTACGAGttgctctctctctctatcaCCATGAATTTCGTACAATTTCAAAGGGAAAAACAACTGTCTCCAACTATTGCAAATTGGCCGCCGTTAGATCAACTTCCTACTCCTAGTGGTACATCATGGCCGTTCATTGAAAACATAATTCTTGTGAATCCTTCCAAACCAACAGAAAATTGGCACATGTCAAGTGTATTTCCACAACCCACAAACGTGATGTGTGCATGTGTCCTTGTATCAGCTTTTGTCCACTTGCATGAATTCAAAGCATGCtatatgcaatttttattattattttttgaattggGCTTAAGAGCAACggaccaaaaaaatttatttggacCGCTTTACATTCATCAAGTTGACTCATCTCtgaaccttgaggacaaggttcaAGTGAACCCGGCGGTAATGATAGAAGATTATGGAGTAATTAGTTAGATAATTATGAGTAgtagtttattaaataatttagatatTAATGAAACatagtatttatattattagttggtCATCTATGCTATTGAGTTTTGTTTGGTTGAGCTTTATCCTCTAGGCCCATTAAGAGTCTTATATATATGTAGTGTTCTTATCAATTTGGAATCAATCAAGGAAATGAatcaatttatcttttattttatttatctttatttattgtttttcttaggTTTAGCTTAGTATAGCTTGATAGAGCTTCGACACTCTATCAGAAATGACtcgagaggatccaaatccgtaATCGTGACATGTACAAATATCGAagtaaaaatattgaataaagaAACAAACACTTAAAATAGGAGTAGATGATATACTATGTCTATGTTTGGTTGGGCGGTAGACATAGCCAAACACACGTTAACTACATAAAAAGTGATTTTACCAtgatattttgttgtttgtgttttcaaagtaaaattgtttttttactcCAAACTCACGTTTACTAGAAGCAGGAATATGTAGCTTCTGCGTTTCCTTGAATCAATtctgaatttcaatttttgtttcccAAAACCATCTTCCCTTATTACCCTTTATTAGTGTCTTCCATGTTTGTTGTTCAATTGGAATAAGTCAAACAGAGAACAAGGAGTGGAGGGGTTTCCAGCGAAGAATTGTTGCTTGCAAGGAAGAATTGGTCTCTCATATATGACGGCAGTCAGTGACCTAGATTATTTGACGGTGGTTTTGTATGATGATAGAGATTAGGCAGTTGTTAGTGGCATATAGAATgggttatatatattttttcatttcacTAGCCTACTAGCTAAAAATTCTATCTTAAAGCTTAATAAGTAGAGTTTTTGAAGTTCAAACTCTAACTctgtatatataatgtgatattcTTATCAATTCAGCTAAGTTCACGGGACCAGGATATAGACTTTTAGATACAATTAAAAGGATAATTTGGTCACTATACTTTTATACTCATTTTTTATTCaaactatccaaacaacatcaactaataaaaataatttttacataagtatatccaaacataaatcaatttatttaactcacttttaatcaaaatcaattatatccAAATCAATTATAGTCAccgcaaaaccaaacacacatgTGAAAAGTAACAACTAcatgaaacattttttttaaaccatcGCCTATAAATCTTTTCTCTCCCTTTATTACTCTCTCAATGGAAGGTGTGGAAGTGTGGAACCTATGAGTCTCATAAGTCTCATGTTATATGAGAGGAGTCATTGTTAGGGTCGGGCAATGTGTGTGCCACTTCACACAGCCTCGAAAAATAGGGgtcttaataaaaaatatatgatacaTAGTGGTCGTATTTGTAGATGGAGgtacaaaacataaaatcatCACAATATCAGATAACGCTCAATTGGCCCAGTGCCAAGCTAAGTCAATCCACtcaacaaaaacaagaaatgtaaatagaaaataaaattttagcgGGCAGAGAAAGGAAGCACAAATAAAAACCATACCGCACCACCACCATCATAAGCCCTCTCCTCCTACTCGATGACCCACAGATTTCAATAAATCTACAACTACAAAAAGGTCTAAAACCTACTGATttcaataaatctgaaaaattaTCATAGAGTCTTGGAACGAGAAAGCCAATCAGGCACCACAACAACCAAATAGAGCATTCCACGATAACGGAACAAACCACTCGACGGCATAACAATTAGCCCCAATAGCAAGATCTGGTCGTTGCAACACTCTGTCAGCAACCAATCAACACCAACGAAAATTGCAACACCATTTAAAAACTACCACAACTTTATCAGCGTGGTGGAGATTAACAGCAAAGAGGAGTGTAGCAACTCCAACATGATGAAACCGACAGTCCCACATTACGTGACGTCATCAcagtataaaaaattgaagtagaAAGTCGTAAAAGTTGTCAAATTATACAAGGACCTCTTAAAGAATTATATCTGAAACTTATGACTTACACATTCAAAAACTTTTCAagttagtttatattttatttgtgccttaagggcacatgttaagctacctaaaaatagaaatatagcatttaatgatacaaagaatttaatgtttagataattgaatacaccacaagttcaataattttttttcacatttatcttcttaacatgtgcccttaagggcataagttaacattctcctattttATAACATCATGCAGCACACACATTGTGGAATATACAAAAATACTTGGTAttcacatgttaagctacctaaaaatagaaatatagcatttaatgatacaaagaatttaatgtttagataattgaatacaccacaagttcaataattttttttcacatttatcttcttaacatgtaccCTTAAGGGCataagttaacattctcctattttATAACATCATGCAGCACACACATTGTTGAATATACAAAAATACTTGGCAATTGGCATTCATGTCATGAGATCTTCTactatatataaat encodes:
- the LOC123923761 gene encoding uncharacterized protein LOC123923761, with product MAFSNPTHLYYPDPTTIPTFSPFYSSTIPPTYPTTIPNLTPTPTPNPSFPSYPHHLHDPSYHPPPSFTYPPYSSYPNSTASPSPNHYTSYTTSSPSDYAYSNHYNSYQDTNLSPPIITHNTTNTLQQQANTIQQPFYHHQPPNTSTPIYHHVDLPSHQNQNPTPTVSPSFPTHTIHKPPTPTPSPNPYISSPSPQTLPPSRLETKLANFDGSEDAYWWIICSEKSFNNRNHSLSDAEKIIESILALRGAALTWWFSWFPTHRRPCWDSFTCGLLRQFKPEWIPILPIDGEEDSTKEDTEFITLVEEKEAPAMIEDTTTIEGEEEEPTVKEEAKKIIDGGRDFFSMTNQNFETVEKGQESKTHHDSLSISLCPKPQTTTQFPSTLPPSAPSLKPPDPPPKPPDQLMVHSVHPFSASPLKPPEPPPLPPPSPKPLVVLDAMTTTKILSPPLPFPPPKPPDKTPTPMSTPKPPDKVLPLFMMSSPMPLLNHPLPRPPPKPNYHGSPLSFNHRHIGYELLSLSITMNFVQFQREKQLSPTIANWPPLDQLPTPSGTSWPFIENIILVNPSKPTENWHMSSVFPQPTNVMCACVLVSAFVHLHEFKACYMQFLLLFFELGLRATDQKNLFGPLYIHQVDSSLNLEDKVQVNPAVMIEDYGVIS